A window of Pedobacter lusitanus contains these coding sequences:
- a CDS encoding TolC family protein, translating to MYYNNKKIVLLLCTIFLFNKAGAQEKTPVSMSLSQIWEKVAANNKTIQMQDLKVKGTVEGIKDAKAERLPEISAEGEYAKISNMPIYENGLFHTPTQFEVVHTSYKFGGSAYFNLYNGNKTNIKIAEEKKENEIAIEQRNLTTSEMKLRATAYFLDLQRSNIFRKLLLKDISDQEKQLEEIKQLLKNGVVLKSDVLRVTLKLSRQKMAMIQLNNDLAIANQKLNILTGLPDETVIQPADNPQDELPVLKPYTAYLSDAMSHSFAYKISEKETELRKLELKNVKANVSFKLGLFANYAYSYPQIFIYPYSVAMYGLGMTGVKASFPISAFYHNTHKTRAAELKYQQQEVEHSDTEDKIRQEVNEAYLRYQESLTRIEVAKENINQATENLRIVNNTYFNQLALVTDLLDADTQLLQTRFDYAAARIAAQLQFYQLQKAIGNL from the coding sequence ATGTACTACAATAATAAAAAAATCGTTCTGCTGCTCTGCACAATTTTCCTGTTCAATAAGGCCGGTGCCCAGGAAAAAACACCGGTTTCAATGTCACTCAGTCAGATTTGGGAAAAAGTAGCAGCAAATAATAAAACTATACAAATGCAGGACCTTAAGGTCAAAGGAACTGTTGAAGGGATTAAAGATGCCAAAGCCGAGCGTCTGCCGGAAATTTCTGCCGAAGGCGAATACGCCAAAATCAGTAATATGCCGATTTACGAAAACGGACTCTTCCACACCCCGACCCAGTTTGAAGTTGTACATACCTCTTATAAATTTGGAGGCAGTGCCTATTTTAATCTGTATAACGGTAATAAAACCAATATTAAGATTGCTGAAGAAAAGAAAGAAAATGAAATTGCTATAGAACAGAGAAATCTTACTACTTCAGAAATGAAGTTAAGAGCTACAGCCTATTTTCTTGATCTTCAGCGCAGTAATATTTTCAGGAAATTGCTGTTAAAAGACATCAGTGATCAGGAGAAACAGCTCGAAGAAATCAAACAGCTGCTAAAAAACGGTGTTGTACTTAAGAGTGATGTCCTTAGGGTAACCCTGAAATTATCCAGACAGAAAATGGCTATGATCCAGTTAAATAATGATCTGGCCATTGCCAATCAGAAACTGAATATACTGACCGGATTGCCTGATGAAACTGTGATTCAGCCCGCAGATAACCCGCAGGATGAATTGCCGGTGTTAAAACCTTATACAGCCTATTTATCAGACGCGATGTCACATTCCTTTGCTTATAAGATCTCTGAAAAGGAAACTGAACTGCGTAAACTGGAACTGAAAAACGTGAAAGCAAATGTTTCATTTAAGCTGGGACTGTTTGCAAATTACGCCTATTCTTATCCTCAGATCTTTATTTATCCCTATTCAGTAGCCATGTACGGTCTTGGTATGACAGGGGTTAAAGCAAGTTTCCCGATTTCTGCATTTTATCATAATACGCATAAAACCAGGGCTGCAGAGTTAAAATATCAGCAGCAGGAAGTGGAACATTCAGATACCGAAGATAAAATCAGACAGGAAGTCAATGAGGCTTACCTGAGATACCAGGAATCGCTTACCCGCATAGAAGTAGCCAAAGAAAATATCAATCAGGCTACAGAAAATTTAAGAATCGTGAATAATACATATTTCAATCAGCTGGCACTGGTAACCGATTTACTGGATGCAGATACGCAATTACTTCAGACACGTTTCGACTATGCTGCGGCCAGAATCGCAGCACAATTACAATTTTATCAATTACAAAAGGCCATAGGTAACCTCTAG
- a CDS encoding HlyD family secretion protein, with protein sequence MKTKNNYTNTDQLITKITAWIAGIIAAGLAVWGIISLIQLYNYEDTNDAQIEEYINPVTSRVGGFIREIKYEENQEVKKGDTLLVIDNIEYQLQQEEAEAALSNAQAQINVLESNVVTTAKVSQASQSQIASAKAKLIKQQQDYDRYSKLFKVESATQQQLENSKAALDVATSEYQAAQENYQASLSKVNDIRSQKGVYEAEIKRRKALLNRGKLDVSYTIIRAPYDGKMGRRTIQEGQQIQTGQTLAYIVDQEAGKWVIANFKETQIAQMKINGTAEITADAFPGKTFKGAIVSLSPATGARFSLLPPDNSTGNFVKIVQRIPVKIKLTESKEVVDQLRAGMNVNVKVRKD encoded by the coding sequence ATGAAAACAAAGAATAACTACACGAATACAGATCAGCTGATTACTAAAATAACGGCCTGGATTGCAGGGATCATTGCTGCCGGATTAGCCGTCTGGGGAATCATATCCCTGATTCAGCTTTATAATTATGAAGATACCAATGATGCACAGATAGAGGAATACATTAATCCGGTTACCTCCCGTGTAGGTGGTTTTATCAGGGAGATTAAATACGAAGAGAACCAGGAAGTTAAAAAAGGAGACACCCTGCTGGTTATTGATAATATTGAATATCAGTTGCAGCAGGAAGAAGCTGAGGCGGCCCTTTCCAATGCACAGGCACAGATTAATGTACTGGAAAGTAACGTTGTGACTACGGCTAAAGTTTCACAGGCAAGTCAGTCTCAGATTGCATCTGCAAAGGCGAAACTGATTAAACAACAGCAGGATTATGACAGATATTCTAAATTATTTAAAGTAGAATCAGCCACACAGCAACAGCTGGAAAATAGTAAAGCAGCGCTGGATGTGGCTACTTCAGAATATCAGGCTGCACAGGAAAACTATCAGGCATCCTTATCAAAAGTAAATGATATCAGATCTCAGAAAGGTGTTTATGAAGCTGAAATCAAACGTCGGAAAGCCTTATTAAACAGAGGTAAACTGGATGTGAGTTATACAATTATACGTGCACCTTATGACGGGAAAATGGGCAGAAGAACAATTCAGGAAGGACAACAGATCCAGACCGGACAAACCCTGGCCTATATTGTAGACCAGGAAGCCGGTAAATGGGTGATTGCTAATTTCAAAGAAACACAGATCGCCCAGATGAAAATCAATGGAACAGCAGAAATTACGGCAGATGCTTTTCCTGGCAAAACATTTAAAGGAGCGATAGTTTCTCTTTCTCCGGCAACAGGAGCAAGATTCTCTTTGCTGCCGCCGGATAATTCCACAGGTAATTTTGTAAAGATTGTTCAGCGTATACCTGTTAAAATTAAACTGACCGAAAGTAAAGAAGTGGTAGATCAACTGCGTGCAGGAATGAATGTCAATGTTAAAGTAAGGAAAGACTAA
- a CDS encoding MFS transporter, translating into MSLALPVFKSWVPVWLIRVTLFLVIFPGLLLFGLSTASGPGAAGYYGIEPADVQYSMVVFYAAVAGFFALERRFFIFIATREYFILSILIQMATAYVCFHTQNLYILLFFRFLQGMSNCMTTSICITLIFGSLHSERAREIGYSIFYCLLLCITPISTIITAPILDAFDYNVLYKFIIFTYIPGGVLLLVIMNNIRLNRKMPLYQLDVYSFIIYSAVLCLLGYTLVYGQQYYWLQDSRIVWSLSATILLIGLHVLRQLHLKRPYLNLDVFKHRNFNVGMFMIFVLYLIRGALGIVSVYFAVILGMDPIHIGYIMAANIAGIVVSVLISSRLILMKRPIRLVWLYGFVLLLIFHVWMWFLFTTQADPSTYVIPLIIQGMGAGMLMTPIIVFAISSVPEHLGSSASATGVFFRFTGFCTSIALVNYFQLQQKNNHINRFQEQLSGLNTVVSERLTQYTRTLTGKGMAPDLAAKAARGLLNRTVDNQAQLRAMMDYYLLISIVLIVVLLVIALFPKLNRTKIDLKSNQPSPAVY; encoded by the coding sequence ATGAGTTTAGCTTTGCCTGTATTTAAATCATGGGTGCCGGTCTGGTTAATCAGGGTAACTCTTTTCCTGGTCATTTTTCCGGGCCTCTTATTGTTTGGGTTATCTACGGCCAGCGGGCCGGGTGCAGCCGGATATTACGGTATTGAGCCTGCAGACGTTCAGTATTCCATGGTTGTCTTTTATGCAGCTGTAGCCGGTTTCTTTGCGCTGGAAAGAAGGTTTTTTATCTTCATTGCCACCAGGGAATACTTCATCCTGAGTATTTTGATTCAGATGGCTACTGCTTACGTTTGTTTTCATACACAGAATTTATATATCCTGCTGTTTTTCAGATTTCTTCAGGGGATGTCTAATTGTATGACTACCAGTATCTGTATTACGCTCATTTTTGGCAGCCTGCATAGTGAAAGAGCCAGAGAAATTGGTTATTCCATATTTTACTGTCTTTTACTCTGTATTACGCCGATATCAACAATTATTACCGCGCCGATCTTAGATGCCTTTGATTATAATGTACTTTACAAGTTTATCATTTTTACCTATATCCCGGGGGGAGTGCTGCTTTTAGTGATTATGAATAATATAAGGCTGAACAGAAAGATGCCGCTTTATCAGCTCGATGTTTACAGTTTTATCATTTATTCTGCTGTGCTGTGTTTACTGGGATATACGCTGGTTTACGGACAGCAGTATTACTGGCTGCAGGATTCCAGAATTGTCTGGAGTTTATCGGCAACGATATTGCTAATCGGACTGCATGTGCTCAGACAGCTTCACCTGAAACGCCCATACCTGAATTTAGACGTATTTAAACACAGAAATTTCAACGTAGGGATGTTTATGATCTTTGTCCTTTATCTTATTCGCGGAGCTTTGGGAATCGTTTCAGTCTATTTTGCGGTGATTTTAGGTATGGACCCTATACATATAGGTTATATTATGGCGGCAAATATTGCTGGTATAGTAGTGAGTGTACTGATTTCTTCCCGTCTGATTCTGATGAAAAGACCCATCCGTCTGGTCTGGTTATATGGTTTTGTTTTGTTACTGATCTTTCATGTCTGGATGTGGTTTCTTTTTACCACACAGGCTGATCCTTCAACCTACGTGATCCCTTTAATTATTCAAGGGATGGGAGCGGGGATGCTAATGACGCCTATTATTGTTTTTGCGATCTCTTCTGTACCTGAGCATCTGGGAAGTTCAGCATCGGCTACGGGTGTATTCTTTCGTTTTACCGGATTTTGTACCAGTATAGCACTGGTTAACTATTTCCAGCTGCAGCAAAAAAATAACCATATCAATCGTTTCCAGGAACAGCTGAGCGGATTGAATACTGTGGTCTCTGAGCGTTTAACACAATATACGCGCACACTAACCGGTAAAGGCATGGCTCCGGATCTTGCCGCGAAGGCAGCAAGAGGTCTGCTGAACAGAACTGTAGATAACCAGGCACAGCTGAGAGCTATGATGGACTATTATCTGCTGATTAGTATTGTACTGATCGTTGTACTTTTAGTCATTGCTTTATTTCCTAAACTAAACCGTACCAAAATTGATCTGAAGTCTAATCAGCCATCTCCGGCAGTATATTAA
- a CDS encoding cation:dicarboxylate symporter family transporter, translating into MKRLFTNLTFWVLIAIIAGIVLGTLNPALAVKMEIVGKTFVDIIKLFIAPIIFLTIVLGISGMGDLKKVGRIGVKSLLYFEVVTTFALAIGIFVAYIIRPGHIDRTGLNIQDPSKYTKAAESGAGFDWGKFFLSNLTLQVLVVAIIVGIALNFYSRRQAVIGVLGKASKIVFTGLKYVMYLAPLGAFGGMAYTIGKFGLQTLIPLGKLMGTVYLTMALFVFVILGSIMRYFNLSIVSFLKYIKEELLLVLGTSSSESALPSIMKKLEQLGCSKSVVGLVIPTGYSFNLDGTSIYLSMAIIFLAQLYNVHLTFPEMLSIIGILMLTSKGAAGVTGSGFIVLASTLTAIHKIPVEGLAFLLGVDKFMSEARAITNIIGNGVATIVIAKTENEFHPGEDNVLTLKK; encoded by the coding sequence ATGAAAAGATTATTTACTAATCTCACTTTCTGGGTTTTAATTGCAATTATAGCCGGCATAGTACTGGGAACTTTAAATCCGGCACTGGCAGTAAAAATGGAAATAGTTGGTAAGACCTTTGTGGATATTATCAAACTTTTTATCGCTCCGATTATCTTCCTGACCATTGTATTAGGTATCAGTGGCATGGGTGATCTGAAAAAAGTTGGACGTATTGGTGTCAAATCACTGCTCTATTTTGAGGTGGTCACTACCTTTGCGCTGGCCATCGGTATTTTTGTAGCCTATATTATCAGACCCGGACATATAGACCGCACTGGTCTGAATATACAGGACCCTTCAAAATATACCAAAGCAGCTGAATCAGGTGCTGGTTTTGACTGGGGAAAGTTTTTCCTGTCCAATCTGACCTTACAGGTACTGGTTGTAGCGATCATCGTTGGTATTGCACTTAATTTTTATTCCAGAAGACAAGCAGTTATTGGTGTTTTGGGTAAAGCCTCAAAGATCGTTTTCACAGGTTTGAAATACGTCATGTACCTGGCTCCGCTTGGCGCTTTTGGTGGTATGGCTTATACTATCGGTAAATTCGGTCTGCAAACGCTGATTCCGCTGGGTAAACTGATGGGTACGGTCTATCTGACTATGGCGCTGTTTGTATTTGTAATTCTCGGCTCTATCATGCGATATTTTAATTTAAGCATTGTTAGCTTTCTTAAATATATCAAAGAAGAACTGCTTCTTGTTTTGGGTACCTCATCATCCGAATCGGCCCTGCCTTCTATTATGAAAAAACTGGAGCAGCTGGGTTGCAGTAAATCTGTTGTCGGTCTGGTTATCCCTACGGGATATTCTTTCAATCTGGATGGAACATCTATCTATTTATCAATGGCTATTATCTTTTTAGCTCAATTGTATAATGTTCATTTAACATTTCCGGAAATGTTAAGTATTATCGGAATTTTAATGCTGACTTCCAAAGGGGCAGCCGGGGTTACAGGCAGCGGCTTTATTGTATTGGCTTCTACCCTTACCGCGATTCATAAAATCCCCGTAGAAGGGCTGGCATTCCTGTTAGGAGTAGACAAGTTTATGAGTGAAGCCCGTGCGATTACCAATATTATCGGAAACGGGGTGGCAACAATTGTGATTGCTAAAACTGAGAATGAATTTCATCCCGGCGAGGACAATGTACTTACGCTGAAAAAATAA